From a single Micromonospora sp. WMMD1102 genomic region:
- a CDS encoding phosphotyrosine protein phosphatase → MPPFTVLHVCLGNICRSPMAERLLALAVRERLVRSAATDPDDADRLVHSHSAGTGGWHAGEEMNPPAARQVRSRGGNVADFGARKLRSEHIDAADLVLTATADQQEYVVALRPDAADRTFVLGEFGRLLPTVDATALPPAGAADPDAVYARGTALVAAVAAARSGSSPLPGDDLDDPWGRGDQCFSRVADEIEGAVRPLAAVLLP, encoded by the coding sequence GTGCCGCCGTTCACGGTCCTGCACGTCTGCCTCGGCAACATCTGCCGGTCGCCGATGGCCGAGCGGCTGCTCGCGCTGGCCGTACGCGAACGGCTGGTCCGGTCGGCGGCGACCGATCCGGACGACGCGGACCGCCTGGTGCACAGCCACAGCGCCGGCACCGGCGGCTGGCACGCGGGCGAGGAGATGAACCCGCCGGCCGCCCGGCAGGTCCGGTCCCGGGGCGGGAACGTGGCCGACTTCGGCGCCCGAAAGCTCCGTTCCGAGCACATCGACGCGGCCGACCTGGTGCTCACCGCCACCGCCGACCAGCAGGAGTACGTCGTGGCGCTGCGGCCGGACGCCGCGGACCGCACCTTCGTGCTCGGCGAGTTCGGCCGGCTGCTGCCCACCGTGGACGCCACGGCACTGCCGCCGGCCGGCGCGGCCGACCCGGACGCGGTGTACGCCCGGGGCACCGCCCTGGTGGCGGCGGTGGCGGCGGCCCGGAGCGGCTCGTCCCCGCTGCCCGGCGACGACCTCGACGACCCGTGGGGCCGTGGCGACCAGTGTTTCAGCCGGGTCGCCGACGAGATCGAGGGGGCGGTCCGGCCACTCGCCGCCGTCCTGCTGCCCTGA
- a CDS encoding L-threonylcarbamoyladenylate synthase produces the protein MLYDCRSLAERDRGIAAAVEAVKNGELVVIPTDTVYGIGADAFTPYAVKALLNAKGRDRQHPPPVLVGSRRTLDGLVFMLPSAARDLADAFWPGALTIVVEHSPSLQWDIGDTGGTVAVRMPLHPVALEVLRETGPMAVSSANKTGQPPAVTAEEAREQLGYAVRAYLEAGPCPDPVPSTIVDVTGEVPRVLRQGAIPLEKLRDVVPDIQGQES, from the coding sequence ATGCTCTACGACTGCCGGTCGCTGGCGGAGCGTGACCGAGGCATCGCCGCGGCCGTCGAGGCGGTCAAGAACGGCGAGCTGGTCGTGATCCCGACCGACACGGTCTACGGGATCGGCGCGGACGCCTTCACGCCGTACGCGGTCAAGGCGCTGCTCAACGCGAAGGGCCGGGACCGGCAACATCCGCCGCCGGTGCTGGTCGGCTCCCGGCGCACGCTGGACGGGCTGGTCTTCATGTTGCCCAGCGCCGCCCGGGACCTCGCCGACGCGTTCTGGCCCGGCGCGCTGACCATCGTGGTCGAGCACTCGCCGAGCCTCCAGTGGGACATCGGCGACACCGGCGGCACGGTCGCGGTTCGCATGCCGTTGCATCCGGTCGCCCTGGAGGTGCTCCGGGAGACCGGGCCGATGGCCGTCTCGTCGGCGAACAAGACCGGGCAGCCGCCGGCGGTCACCGCCGAGGAGGCGCGGGAGCAGCTCGGCTATGCGGTGCGGGCCTACCTGGAGGCGGGGCCGTGTCCCGATCCGGTGCCGAGCACGATCGTCGACGTCACCGGCGAGGTGCCCCGGGTGCTGCGCCAGGGTGCGATCCCGCTGGAGAAGCTGCGCGACGTCGTACCCGACATCCAGGGCCAGGAGTCCTGA
- the prmC gene encoding peptide chain release factor N(5)-glutamine methyltransferase — translation MPGHPPEPPEPVRPSVPDRVRPSVALAAAASALAGAGVGPARVEAELLLGYVLGVSRGALAVADPLTPEQQGRLAELVRRRTRHEPLQHLLGSAAFRYLELAVGPGVFVPRPETELLAGWGIEQARRLVQPEGGSEPLVVDLCSGSGAIALSAAGEVPRARVVAVERAAPALDWLRRNAAERAGAGDRPIEVLAGDVADPELLAGYAGRVDVLLCNPPYVPDGTPVPPDVAGHDPADAVFGGPDGLAVIRLLLPQAARLLRPGGLLGIEHDDTHGTAVPELLRVDGRFVDVADHPDLVGRPRFATARRAGTPG, via the coding sequence ATTCCCGGGCACCCCCCGGAACCGCCGGAACCGGTCCGACCCTCGGTCCCGGACCGGGTCCGACCGTCGGTCGCACTCGCGGCGGCGGCGTCCGCGCTGGCCGGGGCCGGGGTCGGGCCGGCCCGCGTCGAGGCCGAGCTGCTGCTCGGGTACGTCCTCGGCGTGTCGCGCGGTGCGCTGGCCGTGGCCGACCCGCTCACCCCGGAGCAGCAGGGCCGGCTGGCCGAGCTGGTGCGGCGGCGTACCCGGCACGAGCCGTTGCAGCATCTGCTCGGCTCGGCGGCGTTCCGGTATCTGGAACTGGCGGTCGGCCCGGGGGTCTTCGTCCCGCGCCCGGAGACCGAACTGCTGGCCGGCTGGGGCATCGAGCAGGCCCGCCGGCTGGTCCAGCCCGAGGGCGGGTCGGAGCCGCTGGTGGTGGACCTGTGCAGCGGCAGCGGTGCGATCGCGCTCTCGGCCGCCGGGGAGGTGCCGCGGGCCCGGGTGGTCGCGGTCGAGCGGGCCGCACCGGCGCTGGACTGGCTGCGCCGCAACGCCGCCGAGCGGGCCGGCGCCGGTGACCGGCCGATCGAGGTGCTGGCCGGGGACGTGGCCGACCCGGAACTGCTGGCCGGGTACGCCGGCCGGGTGGACGTGCTGCTCTGCAACCCGCCGTACGTGCCGGACGGCACCCCGGTCCCGCCCGACGTGGCCGGGCACGATCCGGCCGACGCGGTCTTCGGCGGCCCGGACGGGCTGGCGGTGATCCGGCTGCTGCTTCCGCAGGCGGCCCGGCTGCTGCGTCCGGGCGGACTGCTCGGGATCGAGCACGACGACACGCACGGCACGGCGGTTCCGGAACTGCTCCGGGTCGACGGCCGGTTCGTCGACGTCGCGGACCATCCGGACCTGGTCGGCCGGCCCCGCTTCGCCACCGCCCGGCGGGCCGGGACCCCCGGCTGA
- a CDS encoding GGDEF domain-containing protein, whose translation MSWLDRVGDRAEELKRARSLMESSRSAEACLIFERVLGSTDDPYSRAEALLQRLSAILNLGRTAEYTRAVEQAFDAARDLPEPYLHGHLHALAALAAQNQGALDRCVTHLVRGARALGSIGHPDRETAWGWHDLAMAYSYLGFHGYALNAIERARRLGLAVGIPEETFAAPGIRLRNAVALDHHGDSDGCLRVLRDVGGDLERFVAAGTADRLRPSSRAAYGYALARQAALGAATGRPATPELDPDRLLGNGGDSARTRDMRQLGAACLAIAAGRPAEALARLETVHVSAETLGAAEHARLSSLAHAGLGDHAAAHRADRYAFRLATQRNDRLRDVYVDGIAARIEHEEQRREAAHDAGEALTDPLTGLPNRRRLERYVAAMISRGERAVLGVVDLAGFRAVNAAHGRHCGDLVLQRLAGVVNRVMRRGDFVARYGGDEFVVVLPGAGMAEAGEVGRRISAAVAAEDWESVVPGTAVRVGVGFAEVSASAAGLREALERAFTGADRATVLAGTAVTR comes from the coding sequence GTGAGTTGGCTCGACCGGGTCGGTGATCGGGCCGAGGAGCTGAAGCGGGCCCGCTCCCTGATGGAGAGCAGCCGGTCGGCCGAGGCGTGCCTGATCTTCGAAAGGGTGCTCGGCAGCACCGACGACCCGTACTCCCGGGCCGAGGCGCTGCTCCAGCGGCTCTCCGCGATCCTCAACCTGGGACGTACCGCCGAGTACACCCGGGCGGTGGAGCAGGCCTTCGACGCGGCCCGGGACCTGCCCGAGCCGTACCTGCACGGCCACCTGCACGCGCTGGCCGCGCTGGCGGCGCAGAACCAGGGCGCCCTGGACCGCTGCGTCACCCACCTGGTCCGGGGTGCCCGGGCGCTCGGCTCGATCGGCCATCCCGACCGGGAGACCGCCTGGGGCTGGCACGACCTGGCGATGGCGTACTCCTACCTCGGCTTCCACGGCTACGCCCTGAACGCCATCGAGCGGGCCCGCCGGCTCGGGCTGGCCGTCGGAATTCCGGAGGAGACCTTCGCCGCGCCCGGCATCCGGCTGCGCAACGCGGTGGCGCTCGACCACCACGGGGACAGCGACGGCTGCCTGCGGGTGCTCCGGGACGTCGGCGGCGACCTGGAACGGTTCGTCGCGGCCGGCACCGCCGACCGGTTGCGGCCGAGCAGCCGGGCGGCGTACGGGTACGCGCTGGCCAGGCAGGCCGCGCTCGGCGCCGCGACCGGCCGGCCGGCGACACCCGAACTCGATCCCGACCGGCTGCTCGGCAACGGCGGGGACAGCGCGCGTACCCGGGACATGCGGCAGCTCGGCGCGGCGTGCCTGGCCATCGCCGCCGGCCGGCCCGCCGAGGCGCTGGCCCGGCTGGAGACGGTGCACGTCTCGGCCGAGACGCTGGGCGCGGCGGAACACGCCCGGCTCTCCAGCCTGGCGCACGCCGGGCTCGGCGACCACGCGGCGGCGCACCGGGCCGACCGGTACGCGTTCCGGCTGGCGACCCAGCGCAACGACCGGCTCCGGGACGTCTACGTGGACGGCATCGCGGCCCGGATCGAGCACGAGGAGCAGCGCCGGGAGGCCGCCCACGACGCGGGCGAGGCGCTCACCGACCCGCTGACCGGCCTGCCGAACCGCCGCCGGCTGGAGCGCTACGTCGCCGCGATGATCAGCCGGGGCGAGCGGGCGGTGCTCGGCGTCGTCGACCTGGCCGGCTTCCGGGCGGTGAACGCGGCACACGGCCGGCACTGCGGTGACCTGGTGCTGCAACGGCTCGCCGGGGTGGTCAACCGGGTGATGCGGCGCGGCGACTTCGTGGCCCGGTACGGCGGCGACGAGTTCGTGGTGGTGCTGCCCGGCGCCGGGATGGCCGAGGCGGGCGAGGTGGGCCGGCGGATCAGCGCGGCGGTCGCCGCCGAGGACTGGGAGTCGGTGGTCCCGGGCACCGCGGTGCGGGTCGGCGTCGGCTTCGCCGAGGTCTCCGCCTCGGCCGCCGGGCTGCGGGAGGCGCTGGAGCGCGCCTTCACCGGCGCCGACCGGGCCACGGTCCTGGCCGGCACGGCGGTCACCCGCTGA
- the prfA gene encoding peptide chain release factor 1, which produces MSGDRLAGLLAEYAELERRLADPAIHADQATARRVGRRFAELTPLHKAAGELEQARADLTAARELAAEDPSFAAEAESLAEALPALEARLAELLIPRDPHDAKDVILEIKAGEGGEESALFAGDLLRMYLRYAERHGWATEVLDAQDSDLGGVKDVSLAVKAKGVPEGGNGVWSRLKWEGGVHRVQRVPVTESQGRIHTSAAGVLVLPEAEEVDVTIDPNELRIDVFRSSGPGGQSVNTTDSAVRITHLPTGIVVSCQNEKSQLQNREQAMRILRARLLANAQEQADAAASDARRSQVRTVDRSERIRTYNFPQNRITDHRIGYTAYNLDLALAGELDGVLDALAEADRSARLAGETELSRR; this is translated from the coding sequence ATGAGCGGCGATCGGCTGGCCGGTCTCCTCGCCGAGTACGCGGAGCTGGAACGACGGCTCGCCGACCCGGCCATCCACGCCGACCAGGCGACCGCCCGGCGGGTGGGCCGGCGGTTCGCCGAGCTGACCCCGCTGCACAAGGCCGCCGGTGAGCTGGAACAGGCCCGTGCCGACCTGACGGCCGCCCGCGAACTGGCCGCCGAGGACCCGTCGTTCGCGGCCGAGGCGGAGTCGCTGGCCGAGGCGCTGCCCGCGCTGGAGGCCCGGCTCGCCGAGCTGCTGATCCCGCGCGACCCGCACGACGCCAAGGACGTGATCCTGGAGATCAAGGCCGGTGAGGGCGGCGAGGAGTCCGCGCTCTTCGCCGGTGACCTGCTCCGGATGTACCTGCGCTACGCCGAGCGGCACGGCTGGGCGACCGAGGTGCTCGACGCGCAGGACTCCGACCTGGGCGGGGTGAAGGACGTCTCGCTGGCGGTCAAGGCGAAGGGCGTACCGGAGGGCGGCAACGGGGTCTGGTCCCGGCTCAAGTGGGAGGGCGGCGTGCACCGGGTACAGCGGGTGCCGGTCACCGAGTCGCAGGGCCGGATCCACACCAGCGCGGCCGGCGTACTCGTGCTGCCGGAGGCCGAGGAGGTCGACGTCACCATCGACCCGAACGAGCTGCGGATCGACGTCTTCCGCTCGTCCGGGCCGGGCGGCCAGTCGGTGAACACCACCGACTCGGCGGTGCGGATCACCCACCTGCCGACCGGGATCGTGGTCTCCTGCCAGAACGAGAAGTCCCAGTTGCAGAACCGGGAGCAGGCGATGCGGATCCTCCGGGCCCGGCTGCTCGCCAACGCCCAGGAGCAGGCCGACGCCGCCGCCTCGGACGCCCGCCGTTCCCAGGTGCGTACCGTCGACCGGTCCGAGCGGATCCGGACTTACAACTTCCCGCAGAACCGGATCACCGACCACCGGATCGGCTACACGGCGTACAACCTCGACCTGGCGCTCGCCGGTGAGCTGGACGGGGTGCTCGACGCGCTCGCCGAGGCGGACCGGTCCGCCCGGCTGGCCGGCGAGACGGAGCTGTCCCGCCGCTGA
- the rpmE gene encoding 50S ribosomal protein L31, whose translation MKPNIHPEYVSTEVTCSCGNTFTTRSTAKGGSIHVETCSACHPFYTGKQRVLDTAGRVAKFQQKYAKVQAKKAK comes from the coding sequence ATGAAGCCCAACATCCACCCCGAGTACGTGTCCACCGAGGTCACCTGCTCGTGCGGCAACACCTTCACGACCCGCAGCACGGCGAAGGGCGGCTCGATCCACGTCGAGACCTGCAGCGCCTGCCACCCGTTCTACACCGGTAAGCAGCGCGTGCTCGACACCGCCGGCCGGGTCGCCAAGTTCCAGCAGAAGTACGCCAAGGTTCAGGCCAAGAAGGCCAAGTAG
- a CDS encoding RNA ligase, which translates to MVTRAPAPTLPAATRPAATRLADVLDEAALAAALADGHVRVQRHPERPLAVYNYTEACTYAGNWTPVTVACRGLIVDTSTGTVVARPYPKFFNHDQPGAPALRPDAPAIVTDKADGSLGVVYPDGDGFAVATRGSFASDQARHATAVLRTRYPGFVPPPGRTVLVEIVYPANRIVLDYGGLDDLVLLGSVEIATGRGSGPETVPDWPGPVVGRLPYHTLAEALAAPVREGREGLVVHWPDTDERVKIKYPGYLLLHRLVFGLNARAVWEYLVSGRDLAAWVAPLPDEFHRWVDSVVAELTATVEARAAKIEQAYGEIVAGLPTGWTRRDFAERAGRHPERAFLFLRLDGRDYRPQLWQRARPSADWTPHTTNREEAT; encoded by the coding sequence GTGGTCACCCGCGCGCCCGCTCCCACCCTGCCCGCCGCCACCCGGCCCGCCGCCACCCGACTCGCCGACGTCCTGGACGAGGCGGCGCTGGCCGCCGCGCTCGCCGACGGCCACGTCCGGGTCCAGCGGCATCCGGAGCGCCCGCTGGCGGTCTACAACTACACCGAGGCGTGCACCTATGCCGGAAACTGGACGCCGGTGACGGTGGCCTGTCGGGGGCTGATCGTGGACACCTCGACAGGTACGGTCGTGGCCCGGCCGTACCCGAAGTTCTTCAACCACGACCAGCCCGGCGCCCCGGCGCTGCGGCCGGACGCGCCCGCGATCGTCACCGACAAGGCCGACGGCAGCCTCGGCGTGGTCTATCCGGACGGGGACGGCTTCGCGGTCGCCACCCGGGGCTCGTTCGCCTCGGACCAGGCCCGGCACGCCACCGCCGTGCTCCGGACCCGCTACCCCGGCTTCGTCCCGCCGCCGGGGCGGACCGTGCTGGTCGAGATCGTCTATCCGGCGAACCGGATCGTGCTGGACTACGGCGGCCTGGACGACCTGGTGCTGCTCGGCAGCGTGGAGATCGCCACCGGCCGTGGCTCCGGCCCGGAGACGGTGCCGGACTGGCCCGGGCCGGTGGTCGGGCGGCTGCCGTACCACACCCTGGCCGAGGCGCTGGCCGCGCCGGTGCGGGAGGGTCGGGAGGGGCTGGTGGTGCACTGGCCGGACACGGACGAGCGAGTCAAGATCAAGTATCCGGGGTACCTCCTGCTGCACCGGCTGGTCTTCGGACTCAACGCCCGGGCCGTCTGGGAGTACCTGGTCAGCGGGCGGGACCTGGCGGCCTGGGTCGCGCCGCTGCCGGACGAGTTCCACCGCTGGGTGGACTCCGTCGTGGCCGAGCTGACCGCGACAGTCGAGGCTCGGGCCGCGAAGATCGAGCAGGCGTACGGTGAGATCGTGGCCGGACTCCCCACCGGATGGACCCGGCGCGACTTCGCCGAACGGGCCGGCCGGCATCCGGAGCGGGCCTTCCTCTTCCTGCGCCTGGACGGCCGCGACTACCGCCCGCAGCTCTGGCAGCGGGCCCGCCCGTCCGCGGACTGGACCCCGCACACGACGAATCGAGAGGAGGCGACATGA
- a CDS encoding AAA family ATPase, with product MTRLIVTRGLPASGKTTFARKLQPGVVRVNRDDLRRMLHGERLFTQWAEGQVTVVQRAQVEALLRAGADVCVDDTNLRSRTLRDWAQLAARFGATFEVHDFTDVPVDECVRRDAERPEPDRVGEEAIRRLHERYLAGRALPLPVPAVEPGGPAAVYTPPPDEQAPEIVLVDIDGTVALMSGRSPYDMTRVGEDLPNTAVISAVRAMHAAGYGVVFCTGRDASCREQTESWLAEHVGVPYLALHMRAVGDQRRDSVVKREIFDREIRDRYRVVGVFDDRMQVVRMWRALGLTVFQVAEGDF from the coding sequence ATGACCCGACTGATCGTCACCCGGGGGCTGCCCGCCTCCGGTAAGACCACCTTCGCCCGGAAGCTGCAACCGGGCGTCGTCCGGGTGAACCGCGACGACCTGCGGCGGATGCTGCACGGCGAGCGGCTCTTCACCCAGTGGGCCGAGGGCCAGGTCACCGTCGTGCAGCGGGCCCAGGTGGAGGCGCTGCTCCGGGCCGGTGCGGACGTCTGCGTCGACGACACCAACCTGCGCTCCCGGACCCTGCGGGACTGGGCACAACTCGCCGCCCGGTTCGGTGCCACGTTCGAGGTGCACGACTTCACCGACGTACCGGTGGACGAGTGTGTCCGGCGCGACGCCGAGCGGCCCGAGCCGGACCGGGTCGGCGAGGAGGCGATCCGCCGGCTGCACGAGCGCTACCTGGCCGGGCGGGCACTGCCGTTGCCGGTGCCGGCGGTCGAGCCGGGCGGGCCGGCCGCCGTCTACACCCCGCCGCCGGACGAGCAAGCGCCGGAGATCGTACTCGTGGACATCGACGGCACGGTGGCGCTGATGTCGGGACGCAGCCCGTACGACATGACCCGGGTGGGTGAGGACCTCCCGAACACCGCCGTCATCTCGGCGGTCCGGGCCATGCACGCGGCCGGCTACGGGGTGGTGTTCTGCACCGGACGGGACGCGTCCTGCCGCGAGCAGACGGAGTCCTGGCTGGCCGAGCACGTCGGGGTGCCGTACCTGGCCCTGCACATGCGGGCCGTCGGCGACCAGCGGCGCGACTCGGTGGTCAAGCGGGAGATCTTCGACCGGGAGATCCGCGACCGCTACCGGGTGGTCGGCGTCTTCGACGACCGGATGCAGGTGGTCCGGATGTGGCGCGCCCTCGGCCTGACCGTCTTCCAGGTCGCCGAGGGCGACTTCTAG
- a CDS encoding phosphodiester glycosidase family protein codes for MVTRRRSGRRLAGLLLLVPSLVLAGPVPAYAEPGHAPPAAPALPSPAAPALPSPVAQGTAPEEAPAASSYPAPSTRPVAADADDAIVTDRRTRPVAPGLDLTSFDRYDANGWIRADALTADLAGGLTVDYVNSGEVTRTEPLRKAADRTGAVAAVNGDFFDINNSGAAQGIGIRDGELVQSPVAGHHEAVGVTAEGVGRVVQVHFDGTATLPAGPVPLSQFNNMVAAGGIGVFTPLWGSYPRTRAVEGAGRVTEVTVVGGRVDTVTPTAGSGPIPAGTTVLLGREAGADTLAALRPGDPVDLRYAPKPSDGSTLRAAVGGNRVLVRDGVPQQIGDVNPEPRTAVGFSADGRKMYLLTVDGRQADSRGVTLTELGRMMAELGAHDALNLDGGGSSTLLAREPGQPAVRVENSPSDGSERPVPNGLALYAPQGSGRLRAYWLKTVLDPTAAPGAGPVRGGRPDRVFPGLTRRLAAAGYDETYGPAAGTPHWRAEPASRGGVDSAGVFRARRAGEVTVTASRGRAKGELSLTVLGPLARIDGTVDRVGLAGAGGTGSFGVVGYDAEGNTAPIEAADLRLDYDRELLEIAPAVDGTLTVKAKVDSGAGLVTVRVGAASTVLPVTVGLTDVPVAMFDDAEQWRFSAARATGSVTPVPGRTGTGLKLGYDFGQSTGTRAAYADPPGYIPVAGQPQSFGMWIHANGNGEWPSLHLHDALDQQHVLRGPYLDWTGWRYVEFAVPAGVAYPVRIRRFYVAETDAAAAYTGEVVIDDIVARVPAEVAAPAEPLRTDRVVLTDGTVDRAPWRFAVLSDAQFVAADPDSDLVAQARRTLREVKAARPDFLVIAGDFVDTAYPEDFALARQILDEELGGTVPYHYVPGNHEIMGAPIGNFRSVFGDTYRVFDHSPPRGGTRTRFVTLDTSTGSLRGGGFDQVRALRTALDGAARDPAVGSVVVIEHHPPRDPTPARASQLADRKEAALLERWLAEFQHETGKGALFVGGHVGSFSADRVDGVPYLVNGNTGKNPSTAPQLGGFSGWTMFGVDPVSPAEAAAARRDPLAEGPEWVSAQTRAHVDALTLTAPSRLPAGTAAEVTATVTQPGGRQVPVAAPLSADWSGSPNLHIGPARTIRPWHAAHFDPATGTLTARHPTTIHLTLTVNGATTRSTVELTRR; via the coding sequence ATGGTGACCCGCCGCCGATCCGGCCGCCGCCTCGCCGGCCTGCTGCTCCTGGTGCCGTCCCTCGTCCTCGCCGGTCCGGTCCCGGCCTACGCCGAACCGGGGCACGCGCCGCCGGCCGCCCCGGCATTACCGTCGCCAGCCGCCCCGGCGCTACCGTCGCCGGTCGCCCAGGGCACCGCGCCGGAGGAGGCGCCGGCCGCCTCGTCGTACCCGGCGCCGTCGACCCGGCCGGTCGCGGCCGACGCCGACGACGCGATCGTCACCGACCGCCGGACCCGGCCGGTCGCGCCCGGTCTCGACCTGACCTCCTTCGACAGGTACGACGCCAACGGCTGGATCCGGGCCGACGCGCTCACCGCCGACCTGGCCGGCGGGCTGACCGTCGACTACGTCAACTCCGGCGAGGTGACCCGGACCGAGCCGCTGCGGAAGGCGGCGGACCGGACCGGCGCGGTGGCCGCGGTAAACGGGGACTTCTTCGACATCAACAACTCCGGGGCGGCCCAGGGGATCGGCATCCGCGACGGCGAACTCGTCCAGTCGCCGGTCGCGGGCCACCACGAGGCGGTCGGGGTCACCGCCGAGGGGGTGGGCCGGGTGGTCCAGGTGCACTTCGACGGCACCGCCACGCTGCCGGCCGGACCGGTCCCGCTCAGCCAGTTCAACAACATGGTCGCGGCCGGCGGGATCGGCGTCTTCACCCCGCTCTGGGGGTCGTACCCGCGCACCCGGGCCGTCGAGGGTGCCGGCCGGGTCACCGAGGTCACAGTGGTCGGCGGCCGGGTCGACACGGTCACCCCGACCGCCGGCAGCGGCCCGATTCCGGCCGGTACGACCGTGCTGCTCGGCCGGGAGGCCGGCGCCGACACGCTCGCCGCGCTGCGCCCCGGCGACCCGGTCGACCTCCGGTACGCCCCGAAGCCGTCGGACGGCAGCACGCTGCGCGCCGCGGTCGGCGGCAACCGGGTACTGGTCCGGGACGGGGTGCCGCAGCAGATCGGCGACGTGAACCCCGAACCCCGCACCGCGGTCGGGTTCTCCGCCGACGGCCGGAAGATGTATCTGCTCACAGTGGACGGACGACAGGCGGACAGTCGGGGCGTGACGCTCACCGAACTCGGCCGGATGATGGCCGAACTCGGCGCGCACGACGCCCTCAACCTCGACGGCGGCGGCTCGTCCACCCTGCTCGCCCGCGAACCCGGCCAACCGGCGGTACGCGTCGAGAACAGCCCGTCGGACGGCTCGGAGCGGCCGGTGCCGAACGGACTCGCGCTCTACGCGCCGCAGGGGAGTGGACGGCTGCGGGCGTACTGGCTGAAGACCGTGCTCGACCCGACGGCCGCGCCGGGCGCGGGGCCGGTGCGCGGCGGACGCCCGGACCGGGTCTTTCCCGGGCTGACCCGGCGGCTCGCGGCGGCCGGCTACGACGAGACCTACGGCCCGGCGGCCGGCACCCCGCACTGGCGGGCCGAGCCGGCGTCCCGGGGCGGCGTCGACTCCGCCGGGGTGTTCCGGGCCCGCCGGGCCGGCGAGGTCACCGTGACCGCGTCCCGGGGCCGGGCGAAGGGCGAACTGTCGCTGACCGTGCTCGGCCCGCTGGCCCGGATCGACGGCACCGTCGACCGGGTCGGGTTGGCCGGTGCGGGCGGCACCGGCTCGTTCGGCGTGGTCGGCTACGACGCGGAGGGGAACACCGCGCCGATCGAAGCGGCCGACCTGCGCCTGGACTACGACCGGGAACTGCTGGAGATCGCCCCGGCCGTCGACGGCACGCTCACGGTGAAGGCCAAGGTGGACAGTGGCGCCGGGTTGGTCACGGTACGCGTCGGTGCGGCCAGCACGGTGCTGCCGGTGACGGTCGGGCTGACCGACGTACCGGTGGCGATGTTCGACGACGCGGAACAGTGGCGGTTCAGCGCCGCCCGGGCCACCGGCTCGGTGACCCCGGTGCCGGGCCGCACCGGCACCGGCCTGAAACTCGGGTACGACTTCGGCCAGTCCACCGGCACCCGCGCCGCGTACGCCGACCCGCCCGGGTACATCCCGGTCGCCGGCCAGCCACAGTCGTTCGGGATGTGGATCCACGCGAACGGAAACGGCGAGTGGCCCAGCCTGCACCTGCACGACGCCCTCGACCAGCAGCACGTGCTGCGCGGCCCCTACCTCGACTGGACCGGCTGGCGGTACGTCGAGTTCGCCGTACCGGCCGGGGTGGCGTACCCGGTGCGGATCCGCCGGTTCTACGTCGCCGAGACCGACGCCGCCGCCGCGTACACCGGGGAGGTGGTGATCGACGACATCGTCGCCCGGGTGCCCGCCGAGGTGGCCGCGCCGGCCGAGCCGCTCCGCACCGACCGGGTGGTGCTGACCGACGGCACCGTGGACCGGGCACCCTGGCGCTTCGCGGTCCTCTCCGACGCCCAGTTCGTCGCGGCCGACCCGGACAGCGACCTGGTCGCCCAGGCCCGCCGTACGCTCCGCGAGGTGAAGGCCGCCCGGCCGGACTTCCTGGTGATCGCCGGGGACTTCGTGGACACCGCCTATCCCGAGGACTTCGCCCTGGCCAGGCAAATCCTGGACGAGGAACTGGGCGGCACGGTGCCGTACCACTACGTGCCGGGCAACCACGAGATCATGGGTGCCCCGATCGGGAACTTCCGGTCGGTCTTCGGGGACACCTACCGGGTCTTCGACCACAGCCCGCCCCGGGGCGGCACCCGGACCCGGTTCGTCACCCTGGACACCTCCACCGGCAGTCTGCGCGGCGGCGGGTTCGACCAGGTGCGCGCGCTGCGTACCGCCCTGGACGGCGCGGCCCGCGACCCGGCGGTCGGCTCGGTGGTGGTGATCGAGCACCATCCGCCCCGGGACCCGACCCCGGCCCGGGCCAGCCAGCTCGCCGACCGGAAGGAGGCGGCGCTGCTGGAACGCTGGCTCGCCGAGTTCCAGCACGAGACCGGCAAGGGCGCGTTGTTCGTCGGCGGACACGTCGGCAGCTTCTCCGCCGACCGGGTGGACGGGGTGCCGTACCTGGTCAACGGCAACACCGGCAAGAACCCGTCGACCGCGCCGCAGCTGGGCGGGTTCAGCGGCTGGACGATGTTCGGGGTGGATCCGGTCTCGCCGGCCGAGGCGGCGGCGGCCCGGCGGGACCCGCTGGCCGAGGGACCCGAGTGGGTCAGCGCGCAGACCCGGGCGCACGTCGACGCGCTCACCCTGACCGCACCGTCCCGGCTGCCGGCGGGTACCGCCGCCGAGGTGACCGCCACGGTGACCCAGCCCGGCGGCCGGCAGGTCCCGGTGGCCGCCCCGCTCTCGGCCGACTGGTCCGGCTCGCCGAACCTGCACATCGGACCGGCCCGGACCATCCGCCCCTGGCACGCCGCCCACTTCGACCCCGCCACCGGCACCCTGACCGCCCGGCACCCCACCACCATCCACCTCACCCTCACCGTCAACGGCGCCACCACCCGCAGCACCGTCGAACTCACCCGCCGCTGA